The Bdellovibrio sp. ZAP7 DNA segment TTACTATCCTCCTCCAGGTGGCGGCGGGTATCACCACCAGCAACCGGATCCGAATGATCAAGCTTCTGCGATGAGTGCCGCGACAGGTGCCATGTTTCTTTCCTTAGCTACGATGTGTGGTGCTGGTCCAGGTTGCTATTACAAAAACCTAGTGGCTGCAACTCAAGAGGAAGCAGTTCTTTTTAAAGTGGATGGTTCCGTAGGTCCGTACTTGGCAAGAACTTTAGAAGTATCTAAAACTCGTGAAGGTCTTAAGGATCTTTCTTTAGAGCAGCAGATCGAGAACATCATCCAGTTCAAGCCTTAGTTCGCTTACTCTAGTCGACCCGACTTAGGGCCGAGTCAGGAATCACTGCCTGACTCGGCTGTAAAACAAATCTAAAATAAGAGCGTTATGACGAATGATCCAAACGCTCTCAAAGAACGCATTTCTGATTTAGAACATGAACTAGCTGTGAAAGAAGCAGAAGTTCATCGTTATCGTTTGGAACTGGGTAAAGCCAATCAAGCTCTGGAGAAAATGATTCATCAGATGAATCAGGAATTGAAGCTTGCTCAGGCGCTGCAGAAAAAACTTTCCCCCACAGAATTACCCAATGTTCAAGGTTTCGAGTTTTCCACCAAGTTTTTGCCGGGGACTCGTTCGGGTGGGGATTACTTCGACATTTTCGAACATGAAGACAAATTGAAGTTTGGAATTCTGATTTCCAGTGCGACTGGATACTCCCTGTCCTCGATGCTTCTTTCGGTTATCATTAAAATTTCATCTCAGATGGAAGCACGCCGCGGGCTTGAAGCTCACAAAGTTGTGGGTATATTGGCAAATGACGTAGTACCGAACATCACGAACGACGATCGTGCGAATATCTTTTATGGTGTCGTCGATCGACGCAGTTATGAATTTCAGTATTGTTCAGTTGGCGACATCGATGGCTTTCACCAGATCTATGGCAAGGATGCACTATCGGAACTTATGGCGACGGGGCCGAGCTTAGGTAAGGATTTTAACACGGAGCCTCAAAGTCGCACCATTCAACTGAACCCCCGTGATAGACTGATTTTGGCGACCGAAGGCCTCAAAAACTCTCAGAACTCTTTGGGAGTTGGCTGGGGTGGGCATAATCTGATGGACGCCATATCAAAAGCGCCTCGTCAGGGGGTGCACGAGCTGCGTAACGAGATTCTTTATGCGAACCAAAAATATTCCGGTAAAGAGGATCCCGTCAGAGATCAGACTCTGATCGTCACTGAGGTGAAGGATCGAGTGATCAAGCTTGCCAAGAACTAGCTGGTTTTATATGACTTATTTTATTCTACTTCCACTGGAAAGGAACCCCACATGGCTGAAGTAAATATCTACGAAGGCGCTTTAGATAAAGGTCTTGAAGGCGTAGTCGCTTGTACAACGAAAGTATCTTTCATCGTTGGCGATAATCTTAATTTCCGCGGTTACACAATCGACGATTTGGCTGCGAACTCTACATTCGAAGAAGTTACGTACCTTCTTTGGAATGACAAACTTCCGAACGCTTCTGAGTTGGAAAAGTTCTCTAAAGAACTTCACGGCGAAATGGCATTGTCTCCAGACTTCATCAAAGTTTTGAAAGGCATTCCAACTGACGTTCACCCAATGGGTTGGTTGCGTACAGCTGTATCTTTGATGGCTCACTATGATAAAGATGCTAACGATATGTCTGCGGAAGCAAACCTTCGTAAGTCTGTTCGTTTGACAGCTAAAATGGGAACTCTTCTTTGCGCATTCGATGCAATCCGCAAAGGTAAAGAGCCTGTAGCTCCAAAAACTGACAAGTCTATTGCTTGGAACATGATGTACATGCTTGCTGGCGGTAAAGAGCCAAACGCTGAACACGTAAAAGTAATGGACACTTGCTTGATTCTTCACGCTGACCATGAATTGAACTGTTCTGCATTCGCAACTCGCGTAACAGCTTCTTCATTGTCTGATCTTCACTCTGCAATCGTTTCTGCGATTGGCGCGTTGAAAGGTCCATTGCACGGTGGTGCAAATGAGCAGGTTATCTTGATGCTTCAAAAAATCGGCACAATGGATAAAGCTCAACAGTTCGTTAAAGATGCTCTTCAAGCCAAAGAAAAAGTGATGGGTATCGGTCACCGCGTTTACAAAAACGGCGACCCACGTGCTCGTATCCTTCGCACTATGTCTGAAAAATTGACTAAAGCGGCTGGCATGGAAACTATGTATCAAATGTCGACTTTGATCGACGATACAATGTTCAATGAAAAAGGTTTGATGCCGAACGTGGATTTCTATTCTGCGACTGTGTACTTCTCAATGGGTATCCCGACTGATTTGTTCACTCCGATCTTTGCAGCTTCTCGTATTTCTGGCTGGTGCGCTCACGCGTTCGAGCAATACGCGAACAACCGTATCTACCGCCCTCGTGGTAAATGGGCTGGTAAAGAAGGTTTGACTTGGAAACCAGTAAGCCAACGATAGTTTGATTCATTCCGACTCTGGTCGGATTGGAAAATATTTTGGTCTGTAAAGGGAGTCGCAAGACTCCCTTTTTCTTTTTGCATCTTCACAAATCCATCCATTTAGAATCTGAAATTTTCTAGGCTACGGCCTTGATGGCTCTAACATATTCACTGGCTCAGGATGAGTATGGAATAGAGACGGCAAGGAGAAGCTATGAATATGTTCTGGAAAAGAATTCTCGTTCTTTTGGTGGCTTTTGGCTTTTATTCTGCTGATAAAAGTTATGCGCAGCTTGAAGCGCAAAACCCTTTCCTGGAAACGGAACCGCAATTTGCTCCTGGGGATTACACGCGGCTTTTTTCGAACATGAGTGTCGACGATATGCGAGCGACGATGTTGAAATCCTGGGTGCATGGTGTGAATCCCGTTTATTACTGGCGCCCTGATATGGAAAAAGCTTTTCAAGAGGGCGGAGCGAGTTCTCCCGGATTGAAAGCTAAAACCGACGATAACTACCTTAAACTTTTGCAGGACATCTCCATCGGAAGTGCCAATCCCGTTTTGATGGGAACGGATGTTAAGTTCGTGCAGAAAAAATTCCTCTCGCCAAAATATTTGCAAATGTTGATTAGCTCCAGCGGCTCCCGCCCGGATCTGCTGATGGATAATTTGGCGCCGCAAAATCCCCCTTACAATGCGCTGAAGGCGGCGATTGCGAAAGTCTATCCAGCCTGCGGTGATGGTACTTGGACACCTCTGAAACCATTTAAAAAACCTTTAAAACTTGGCATGAAAAACCCTGGCGTAATTGATTTGAAAAAACGTTTAAATCTTCTGGGTTATCCGATCGTGAATTTCGACGAGACGTTCGATAGGGAAGCACAACTTGCTGTGAATGATATCCAGTGGAATCTTCATTGGAAGCCTGATGGGATTCTTTCTCCAGGTGGGCGCACATGGAATTTTTTAAGTGTTTCTTGTAAAGACCGGACACGGCAGATTCAAGCAGACATGGAGAAAATGCGTTGGTTCCCGCAAACATTCCCAGACAGATACATTTTTGTAAACACCGCGATGACCTACTTTGGGATGATCGACAAAACGCAACCTGAACGCTTTACGATGGCATTTAAAACCATCAATGGTCGTCCTGAAAGAAAAACACCCACAATGGCAGACAGCCTGGTACGGGTGATTTTAAATCCCTTCTGGATTGTGCCGCCGACGATTTTCATTCAAGACAAAGTCGAGGATATCAAGAAACTGAATTATTGGGAGATTAATGCTTATTTTGATTCTCACAATTACGAAGTCTGGAACAAGGAATTCACGCGCAGACTGGATCCTGCAAGTATCAACTGGTGGGCTTATGATAGCGCCCAAGATGCTGACATCTATATTCGCCAAAAACCTCACCTGGGAAATGCTTTAGGTATTGTGAAGTTTGAGCTGACGAATTCCTTTGCGATCTATCTGCATGACACCAACCAACGAGAACTTTTTGTGGAGGCAAACCGCCAACTTAGTTCTGGATGTGTGCGCTTGGAAAAACCATTGGATCTGGCAGAGTACTTATTGCGTGGAACGCCATGGGATCGCCAAGCGATTGAAAATACGATCGCAAAACCCGGCCAGGTTATGACCAAGGATACTAAAATTTCTTTGAAAGAGCCAGTCGCGGTTTATATCGGCTTTATCACTTCGCAAATGTTCTCTGATAAGGTGATTCGTTTCGCGACGGATTCCTACAATCAAAATGCTAAAGTTTTATCTTTGATGAGGGCTCCTTTTTAGGAAGCCCTTCGGGGAAAATTCTTTATTTATTGTGGGAACGAATGACGATGGTGGGAACGGTGCTGCTCATGATCGTTTCGCGTGCGGTGCTACCTAAGAAAGCTTTTACGAAAGAACTTCGTCCATGGGTTCCCATTACCAGATACTGATAATTTCCCGACGCTGATTCGTTAGCAATCGCTGTCTGGGAGGTCGGCTGATGAGAGTCCATCTTAAAGGAGCATTTCACGCCATCGGCTTTAAAGCCTTTTACTTTTTTAAGCAGTGCTTCTTTGGACTCTGCATACAAAGTATCGATCGTCGATTGATCCATGAATGCCGTTCCAGAAGCTGCCGCATATTGTTCAGCAATTCGTAATGATTCAAGAGCCGAATAGATCAAGACCACTTCAAGGCTTAAAGCCTTTGCCAGTTTTTTTGCATAGGCTTCCGCGCGACGACTATTGTGAGTTAGATCTGTGGCGAGGAGAATTTTACCTTTTCCTACCGGCGCCTTGGTAACTTTTGGTCCAATAACCATGACTGGGATAACGGCATTGCGAACGACTTCTTCAGCGACACTGCCTAAGAAAAATCTTTCCAAACCTTTTTTGCCTTGGGTGCCGATTACAACCAAACCGGGTTGCGGGGCGCTGGTTTCCAGACGAAAAATTTCGTCCACGGGATTTCC contains these protein-coding regions:
- a CDS encoding PP2C family protein-serine/threonine phosphatase — translated: MTNDPNALKERISDLEHELAVKEAEVHRYRLELGKANQALEKMIHQMNQELKLAQALQKKLSPTELPNVQGFEFSTKFLPGTRSGGDYFDIFEHEDKLKFGILISSATGYSLSSMLLSVIIKISSQMEARRGLEAHKVVGILANDVVPNITNDDRANIFYGVVDRRSYEFQYCSVGDIDGFHQIYGKDALSELMATGPSLGKDFNTEPQSRTIQLNPRDRLILATEGLKNSQNSLGVGWGGHNLMDAISKAPRQGVHELRNEILYANQKYSGKEDPVRDQTLIVTEVKDRVIKLAKN
- a CDS encoding citrate synthase, which produces MAEVNIYEGALDKGLEGVVACTTKVSFIVGDNLNFRGYTIDDLAANSTFEEVTYLLWNDKLPNASELEKFSKELHGEMALSPDFIKVLKGIPTDVHPMGWLRTAVSLMAHYDKDANDMSAEANLRKSVRLTAKMGTLLCAFDAIRKGKEPVAPKTDKSIAWNMMYMLAGGKEPNAEHVKVMDTCLILHADHELNCSAFATRVTASSLSDLHSAIVSAIGALKGPLHGGANEQVILMLQKIGTMDKAQQFVKDALQAKEKVMGIGHRVYKNGDPRARILRTMSEKLTKAAGMETMYQMSTLIDDTMFNEKGLMPNVDFYSATVYFSMGIPTDLFTPIFAASRISGWCAHAFEQYANNRIYRPRGKWAGKEGLTWKPVSQR
- a CDS encoding universal stress protein yields the protein MASKYMLIADDVFDVSPGAKARSEMVRQCGLNLAEKLNAPVRLLYVQNPIDITMKTNERTRIQTTLEKIRQSSKKIQVIEAFGNPVDEIFRLETSAPQPGLVVIGTQGKKGLERFFLGSVAEEVVRNAVIPVMVIGPKVTKAPVGKGKILLATDLTHNSRRAEAYAKKLAKALSLEVVLIYSALESLRIAEQYAAASGTAFMDQSTIDTLYAESKEALLKKVKGFKADGVKCSFKMDSHQPTSQTAIANESASGNYQYLVMGTHGRSSFVKAFLGSTARETIMSSTVPTIVIRSHNK
- a CDS encoding L,D-transpeptidase family protein, with product MNMFWKRILVLLVAFGFYSADKSYAQLEAQNPFLETEPQFAPGDYTRLFSNMSVDDMRATMLKSWVHGVNPVYYWRPDMEKAFQEGGASSPGLKAKTDDNYLKLLQDISIGSANPVLMGTDVKFVQKKFLSPKYLQMLISSSGSRPDLLMDNLAPQNPPYNALKAAIAKVYPACGDGTWTPLKPFKKPLKLGMKNPGVIDLKKRLNLLGYPIVNFDETFDREAQLAVNDIQWNLHWKPDGILSPGGRTWNFLSVSCKDRTRQIQADMEKMRWFPQTFPDRYIFVNTAMTYFGMIDKTQPERFTMAFKTINGRPERKTPTMADSLVRVILNPFWIVPPTIFIQDKVEDIKKLNYWEINAYFDSHNYEVWNKEFTRRLDPASINWWAYDSAQDADIYIRQKPHLGNALGIVKFELTNSFAIYLHDTNQRELFVEANRQLSSGCVRLEKPLDLAEYLLRGTPWDRQAIENTIAKPGQVMTKDTKISLKEPVAVYIGFITSQMFSDKVIRFATDSYNQNAKVLSLMRAPF